A window of Lysobacter terrestris contains these coding sequences:
- a CDS encoding DUF3037 domain-containing protein: MHMHDSYDYAVIRVVPRVEREEFVNVGILLSCQSARYLEARIEIDGARVHALDPDIDLVAVRRHLDSFPAICRGGPGSGPIGELPLRARFHWLTAKRSAIIQTSPVHTGRCVDMAATMEHLLDRMVRVRRA; this comes from the coding sequence ATGCACATGCATGACAGCTACGATTATGCGGTGATTCGCGTAGTGCCGCGCGTGGAGCGCGAGGAATTCGTCAACGTCGGCATCCTGTTGTCTTGCCAGTCGGCACGCTATCTGGAAGCGCGCATCGAGATCGACGGAGCGCGCGTGCATGCGCTCGATCCAGACATCGACCTCGTCGCCGTGCGCCGCCACCTCGACAGCTTTCCCGCCATCTGCCGCGGCGGCCCCGGCAGCGGTCCGATTGGTGAGTTGCCGCTGCGCGCGCGCTTCCATTGGCTGACCGCCAAGCGCAGCGCCATCATCCAGACCTCGCCGGTACATACCGGCCGTTGCGTAGACATGGCCGCGACGATGGAGCACCTGCTGGACCGCATGGTGCGTGTGCGTCGCGCATAG
- a CDS encoding sensor histidine kinase, with translation MAQLAREAHERARPLVGNGSGIGRRGAVILAAWTLVAMLFAGQAWFAAQVRGEPLAWARASAIWLVWAAVWAVLTPIALRLEARFPLQRPRLLSALAVHGVASATCALVNLALFALAAPVIGATQVEPTWLGTFSRLLSTTLLLNLPVYWLIVAAAHVERLVRTAREKDRRQLRLEAQLADARLQTLRTQLQPHFLFNALNTISVLMHENVDTADRILLQLSALLRRSLDSTDAHEVTLGEEIGFLESYLEIEQARFGGRLSYRILIPDQVLEARVPNLILQPLVENALRHGLATRAGPGRVEIKADRRGDSLLLCVVDDGRGLPPATTERVGLANARARLRLLYADRQRLDVRNSDDGGVIAEIELPWRTVP, from the coding sequence ATGGCACAGCTCGCTAGAGAAGCGCACGAAAGGGCGCGGCCGCTGGTGGGGAACGGGTCCGGAATCGGCCGCCGGGGCGCAGTCATTCTGGCGGCGTGGACGCTGGTCGCGATGCTCTTCGCCGGGCAGGCCTGGTTTGCCGCACAGGTGCGCGGCGAACCCTTGGCGTGGGCACGTGCCAGTGCGATCTGGCTCGTCTGGGCCGCGGTCTGGGCGGTCCTCACGCCGATCGCACTGCGACTGGAGGCGCGGTTTCCGCTCCAGCGACCGCGCTTGCTCAGCGCGCTCGCGGTGCACGGCGTCGCTTCGGCCACCTGCGCCCTGGTCAACCTGGCGCTCTTCGCGCTGGCGGCGCCCGTCATCGGTGCGACCCAGGTCGAACCCACCTGGCTCGGCACCTTCAGCCGACTGCTCAGCACGACGCTCCTGCTGAACCTTCCGGTGTATTGGCTGATCGTCGCCGCGGCACACGTGGAGCGACTGGTGCGCACCGCCCGGGAAAAGGATCGCCGGCAACTCCGCCTCGAAGCGCAGCTGGCCGATGCGCGCCTGCAGACATTGCGCACCCAGCTGCAGCCACACTTCCTGTTCAACGCGCTCAATACGATCTCGGTGCTGATGCACGAGAATGTCGACACGGCAGATCGGATCCTGCTGCAGCTCAGCGCGTTGCTGCGCCGCTCGCTTGACAGCACCGACGCGCACGAGGTGACGCTCGGGGAGGAGATCGGCTTTCTCGAGAGCTATCTCGAGATCGAGCAGGCCCGTTTCGGCGGGCGTCTGAGCTACCGGATCCTCATTCCTGATCAGGTTCTCGAAGCGCGGGTTCCGAACCTGATCCTCCAACCCCTGGTCGAGAACGCGCTGCGCCATGGACTGGCCACGCGCGCCGGACCGGGGCGAGTGGAAATCAAGGCGGACCGGCGAGGCGACTCCCTCCTGCTGTGCGTTGTCGATGACGGCCGAGGCCTGCCACCGGCGACGACCGAGCGCGTCGGCCTGGCGAACGCCAGGGCGCGATTGCGTTTGCTGTATGCGGACAGGCAACGCCTCGACGTACGAAATTCCGACGACGGCGGCGTCATCGCCGAGATCGAGCTGCCCTGGCGCACTGTCCCATGA
- a CDS encoding ester cyclase has product MIRNTHFRVSELTMKTSNILLSAVTTIVGLICVVPCGATGSDGVRAESPELNKSITRRVYEEGLSQGRFEVPYSADFVGHGGKTTFTHADGMAEARGWREAFPDLKVTVDKQAAERDLVAVRWTARGTNTGTGNGIPATGRAVQITGTTLFRMADGRIAEEWTCADSLGLMKQLGMLATPAAAPTTDGSSPADAP; this is encoded by the coding sequence ATGATCCGCAACACGCACTTCCGCGTTTCGGAGCTGACCATGAAAACGAGCAACATCCTGCTGTCCGCAGTGACAACGATCGTCGGTCTCATCTGCGTTGTGCCGTGCGGGGCCACTGGGTCCGACGGTGTTCGCGCTGAGTCGCCGGAACTCAACAAGTCGATTACCCGCAGGGTGTACGAAGAAGGTCTCAGCCAGGGCCGATTCGAGGTGCCTTACAGTGCGGACTTCGTTGGCCACGGCGGCAAGACGACCTTCACCCATGCCGATGGCATGGCCGAAGCCAGGGGATGGCGCGAGGCGTTTCCGGATCTGAAGGTCACGGTCGACAAGCAGGCTGCCGAGCGGGACCTGGTGGCGGTGCGCTGGACGGCGCGCGGGACCAACACCGGCACCGGCAATGGCATTCCGGCCACCGGTCGCGCAGTGCAGATCACGGGCACGACGCTGTTCCGCATGGCTGATGGCCGAATCGCTGAAGAATGGACCTGCGCCGATTCGCTTGGATTGATGAAGCAACTGGGCATGTTGGCGACACCCGCAGCGGCGCCGACGACCGACGGCAGCTCTCCCGCTGATGCTCCCTGA
- a CDS encoding HipA family kinase, which translates to MTPRIVSAARYVTPLREGGSMPAVIEADDDGLYVLKFRGAGQGPKALVAEWIAGSLARACGLPVPEIVFVELDPDLARTEPDPEIQDLIRASAGLNLALDYLPGAINFDPVAEHPEAELASQIVWFDAYVSNVDRSARNPNLMMWHNRLYLIDHGAALYFHHGWNGRDADPGKPFPLIREHVLLPWADRIAQVDATMTARLTSDVIAAILAAVPDAWLQGADAFADADTQRVAYADYLVRRLARPRHFVQGAIDAHA; encoded by the coding sequence ATGACACCACGCATCGTCAGCGCCGCCCGCTACGTCACGCCTTTGCGCGAAGGTGGCTCGATGCCGGCCGTGATCGAAGCCGATGATGATGGCCTGTACGTGCTCAAGTTTCGCGGTGCCGGACAAGGCCCCAAGGCGCTGGTGGCTGAATGGATCGCTGGGAGCCTGGCGCGCGCGTGCGGGTTGCCGGTGCCGGAGATCGTCTTCGTCGAACTCGATCCCGACCTCGCCCGTACCGAGCCCGATCCCGAGATCCAGGACCTGATCCGTGCCAGCGCCGGCCTCAACCTTGCCTTGGACTACCTGCCCGGCGCGATCAATTTCGACCCGGTCGCCGAGCATCCCGAGGCCGAGTTGGCCTCGCAGATCGTATGGTTCGACGCCTATGTCAGCAACGTCGATCGCAGCGCCCGCAATCCCAACCTGATGATGTGGCACAACCGCTTGTACCTGATCGACCACGGCGCGGCGCTGTACTTCCATCACGGCTGGAACGGCCGGGATGCCGATCCAGGCAAGCCGTTCCCGCTGATCCGCGAGCACGTGCTGCTGCCGTGGGCCGACCGCATCGCACAGGTCGATGCGACGATGACCGCGCGGCTTACATCCGACGTTATCGCCGCAATCCTGGCCGCCGTGCCGGATGCATGGCTGCAAGGCGCGGACGCCTTCGCCGATGCCGATACGCAACGCGTGGCGTATGCGGATTATCTGGTTCGGCGTTTGGCCAGACCGCGGCACTTCGTGCAGGGGGCGATCGATGCACATGCATGA
- a CDS encoding LytR/AlgR family response regulator transcription factor, translating to MTIRALIVDDEPVARRGILRLLRQEPDIEVVAECGDGEAAISAISALSPDLVFLDVQMPERDGFTVIEAIGGKRMPAVVFVTAFDQHAVRAFDAQALDYVLKPIDPERFRRALQRARSHLAQPDDGFVRRVSEALKSIDRGELPRYPLRLAIRSEGRVRLLDIDEVDRIVAAGNYVEIHTGTKQHLLRETMASLESRLDPQRFIRVSRAAIVSIAQIREVQPLFNGDFVVLLKNGAQVNGSRRYRAALDVLLG from the coding sequence ATGACCATCCGCGCACTGATCGTTGATGATGAGCCGGTCGCCCGCCGCGGGATATTGCGGCTGCTGCGGCAGGAACCGGACATCGAAGTCGTCGCGGAGTGCGGTGACGGCGAAGCGGCGATCTCGGCAATCAGCGCGCTTTCGCCCGACCTCGTCTTCCTCGATGTGCAGATGCCCGAACGTGATGGGTTCACCGTCATTGAAGCCATCGGGGGCAAGCGCATGCCGGCGGTCGTATTCGTGACCGCATTCGATCAACACGCCGTGCGGGCATTCGATGCGCAGGCACTCGACTACGTGCTGAAGCCGATCGATCCGGAACGCTTTCGCCGTGCCCTGCAGCGCGCTCGCTCCCACCTGGCCCAGCCCGATGACGGCTTCGTCCGCCGCGTTTCCGAGGCTCTGAAGTCGATCGATCGAGGCGAACTGCCGCGTTACCCCCTGCGACTCGCAATCCGTTCCGAGGGTCGCGTTCGATTGCTCGACATCGATGAGGTCGATCGCATCGTCGCCGCAGGAAATTACGTCGAGATCCACACCGGAACGAAACAGCACCTGCTGCGCGAGACGATGGCCAGCCTCGAGTCCCGCCTGGACCCACAACGCTTCATCCGGGTATCGCGGGCGGCCATCGTCAGCATTGCCCAGATTCGCGAAGTGCAGCCACTGTTCAACGGCGACTTCGTCGTTCTGCTGAAGAATGGCGCGCAGGTGAACGGCAGCCGCCGCTATCGGGCGGCGCTCGACGTGTTGCTGGGCTGA